From one Solanum stenotomum isolate F172 chromosome 12, ASM1918654v1, whole genome shotgun sequence genomic stretch:
- the LOC125846874 gene encoding villin-4-like, translating into MAVSMRDLDPAFQGAGQKAGIEIWRIEKLSPVAVPKSSHGKFYTGDSYIILKTSASKTGALRHDIHYWLGADTSQDEAGAAAIKTVELDAALGGRAVQYREVQGHETEKFLSYFKPCIIPLKGGIASGFKHVEEEEYKNCLYICQGKHVVHVKEVPFARSSLNHDDIFILDTKCKIFQFNGSNSSIQERAKALEVVQYIKDTYHDGKCDVAAIEDGKLMADAETGEFWGFFGGFAPLPRKTTRDEAKNIDTVPTRLYKVQKGQAEPVEIESLTRELLETNGCYIVDCGIEVFVWMGRNTSLDERKTASGAADELLLGLDRPKCHVVRVIEGFETVMFRSKFDSWPQSTNVAVTEDGRGKVAALLKRQGLNVRGLMKAAPPKEEPQPYIDCTGNLQVWRVNGQQKTLLQASDQSKFYSGDCYIFQYSYPGEDKEEHLIGTWFGRQSVEEDRVSAISQAGKIIELLKFSATQARIYEGYEPLQFFVIFQSFIVFKGGLSEGYKKHLAEKELGDDTYKEDGIALFRVQGTGPDNMQSIQVEPVASSLNSSYCYILHSGSSVFTWTGNLTNSEDQELVERQLDLIKPDMQSKLQKEGAESEQFWEILGGKSEYPSEKIGRDAESDPHLFSCTFSKGRILTFFLSLQVTEIYNFNQDDLMTEDVFILDCHSDIYIWVGQQVENKNKMQALAIGEKFLEYDFLMEKLSHQAPTYIVMEGSEPLFFTRHFSWDSTKSAMHGNSFQRKLALVKNGGAPPIDKPKRRTPVSYGGRSAAPEKSQRSRSVSFSPDRVRVRGRSPAFNALAATFENPNARNLSTPPPMVRKLYPKSVTPDSAKLAPRSAAIAALTASFNKPLPAKEVIIPPSIKGSPEEPKLSTEAMISSPQGDSKENSVNNVTDETPKPKPETIQEDVKEGETEDEEGLPIYPYDRLKTTATDPVTEIDVTKRETYLSSEEFREKFGMVKEAFHKLPKWKQNKVKMALQLF; encoded by the exons ACCAGCGCTTCAAAAACTGGTGCCTTACGGCATGATATTCATTATTGGCTTGGTGCAGATACTAGTCAG GATGAAGCTGGTGCTGCTGCCATAAAAACTGTTGAACTAGATGCAGCACTTGGTGGGCGTGCTGTTCAATATCGTGAAGTGCAAGGCCATGAAACTGAGAAGTTCCTTTCCTATTTCAAACCATGTATAATCCCTCTAAAAGGTGGAATTGCATCTGGATTTAAGCATGTAGAGGAAGAAGAGTATAAGAACTGTTTGTACATATGCCAAGGGAAGCATGTTGTCCATGTGAAGGAG GTTCCTTTTGCTCGATCCTCACTTAATCATGACGACATTTTCATTCTTGATACCAAGTGTAAAATCTTTCAATTTAATGGTTCCAATTCCTCTATTCAAGAAAGGGCTAAAGCACTTGAAGTTGTTCAGTACATTAAGGATACGTACCACGATGGCAAATGCGACGTCGCTGCAATTG AGGATGGTAAATTGATGGCTGATGCCGAGACCGGAGAATTCTGGGGTTTTTTTGGTGGCTTTGCTCCTCTTCCAAGGAAGACTACACGGGATGAGGCTAAAAACATTGATACTGTTCCTACTAGATTGTATAA AGTTCAAAAAGGGCAAGCAGAACCTGTTGAGATTGAGTCTTTGACAAGGGAGTTGCTAGAAACGAATGGTTGCTATATAGTTGATTGTGGGATAGAAGTTTTTGTGTGGATGGGAAGAAACACTTCTCTTGATGAGAGGAAAACTGCAAGTGGGGCTGCAGat GAATTACTGCTTGGCCTTGATAGACCAAAGTGCCATGTAGTGCGTGTAATTGAAGGGTTTGAGACTGTCATGTTCCGCTCAAAGTTTGACTCTTGGCCTCAATCAACTAATGTGGCAGTGACAGAGGATGGTAGAGGCAAGGTTGCTG CACTTCTAAAGCGTCAAGGGCTTAATGTGAGGGGCCTAATGAAAGCAGCTCCTCCAAAGGAAGAACCTCAACCATATATAGACTGCACTGGAAATTTACAG GTGTGGCGTGTGAATGGACAGCAGAAGACTCTTCTTCAAGCATCCGATCAATCAAAGTTTTATAGTGGAGACTGTTACATATTCCAATATTCTTATCCTGGAGAAGATAAAGAGGAGCATCTCATTGGCACCTGGTTTGGGAGGCAAAGTGTTGAG GAAGACAGAGTTTCAGCAATTTCTCAAGCAGGCAAGATAATTGAGTTACTGAAGTTCTCAGCTACTCAG GCTCGCATTTATGAAGGATATGAACCACTTCAATTCTTTGTCATCTTTCAGAGCTTTATTGTATTTAAG GGTGGTCTCAGTGAAGGATACAAGAAACACCTAGCAGAGAAGGAGCTTGGAGATGATACATATAAAGAGGATGGAATTGCATTATTCCGAGTTCAGGGTACTGGACCTGATAATATGCAATCAATTCAAGTAGAACCT GTGGCTTCATCTTTGAATTCCTCATATTGCTACATATTACACAGTGGCTCCTCTGTCTTCACATGGACTGGAAATCTTACCAACTCTGAGGATCAGGAACTTGTTGAGAGGCAACTGGATCTTATCAAG CCTGATATGCAGTCAAAATTGCAAAAAGAAGGGGCAGAATCTGAGCAATTCTGGGAAATATTGGGTGGAAAATCTGAATATCCCAGTGAGAAGATTGGACGGGATGCTGAAAGCGATcctcatttgttttcatgtACTTTCTCAAAAGGTAGGATTCTCACTTTctttttgtcc TTGCAGGTGACAGAGATCTACAATTTCAACCAAGATGATTTGATGACAGAAGATGTATTTATCCTTGATTGCCATTCagatatttatatttgggttggCCAGCAGGTGGAGAACAAGAATAAAATGCAGGCTTTAGCCATTGGTGAG AAATTCCTGGAATATGATTTTCTTATGGAGAAGCTATCTCACCAAGCTCCAACATACATTGTTATGGAAGGAAGTGAACCACTTTTCTTCACTCGTCATTTCAGTTGGGACTCCACCAAGTCTGCT ATGCATGGAAACTCATTCCAAAGAAAACTTGCACTAGTGAAGAACGGGGGCGCTCCACCAATAGAT AAACCTAAAAGGAGAACACCTGTGTCATATGGTGGAAGATCTGCTGCTCCCGAGAAGTCACAGCGATCGAGGAGCGTGTCTTTCAGCCCTGACCGAGTTCGTGTTAGGGGAAGGTCTCCAGCTTTTAATGCACTAGCAGCTACTTTTGAGAACCCAAATGCAAGAAATCTATCTACGCCTCCGCCAATGGTGAGAAAGCTTTATCCAAAATCTGTTACTCCAGATTCAGCAAAATTGGCACCCAGATCAGCAGCTATTGCAGCACTAACAGCAAGTTTCAATAAACCTTTACCTGCCAAGGAAGTCATAATACCTCCCTCTATCAAAG GGAGCCCTGAAGAACCAAAATTGAGCACGGAGGCCATGATATCAAGTCCTCAGGGAGATTCTAAGGAGAACTCAGTTAACAATGTAACGGATGAGACTCCTAAACCCAAACCAGAAACAATACAAGAGGATGTGAAAGAGGGTGAAACTGAAGATGAGGAAGGGCTTCCTATCTATCCTTATGACCGGCTGAAAACAACAGCAACAGATCCTGTCACTGAAATTGATGTAACTAAGCGAGAG ACTTACTTGTCTTCGGAAGAGTTCAGAGAGAAATTTGGGATGGTTAAGGAGGCTTTCCACAAGTTACCCAAGTGGAAACAGAACAAGGTAAAAATGGCACTCCAGTTGTTCTGA